The Lycium barbarum isolate Lr01 chromosome 9, ASM1917538v2, whole genome shotgun sequence genome has a segment encoding these proteins:
- the LOC132611381 gene encoding zinc finger CCCH domain-containing protein 14-like, translating into MEFGRKRMVDGAFAGNGGTKKPRNESESFTSGVGSKSKPCMKFYSTSGCSYGEACHFLHHVPGYSAMSQISIMGLNPAVPTGRNTAPFSDGPASSMKSKLCNKYNSAEGCRFGDKCHFAHSEMEIGKPVVPAYDDFQATGPHRRFSGYHKPSQFSPAATNFGASATTTISIDAALAGTIIGKNGVNSKQICRVTGVKLSIKEHETDSNRRNIELQGTFDQINQASAMVREIISNVGTSTGGPKNTGPFKTKMCANFSRGSCTFGEKCHFAHGANELQKPLV; encoded by the exons ATGGAGTTTGGACGAAAGAGAATGGTAGATGGTGCTTTTGCAGGAAACGGAGGCACGAAAAAACCAAGAAATG AATCAGAATCGTTTACGTCTGGTGTAGGAAGCAAATCAAAGCCATGCATGAAGTTTTACAG CACTTCTGGATGCTCATATGGGGAGGCATGTCACTTTCTTCACCATGTTCCTGGCTATAGTGCTATGAGTCAAATATCGATCATGGGATTGAACCCAGCAGTTCCCACCGGAAGGAATACGGCCCCTTTTAGTGATGGTCCTGCTTCATCTATGAAGTCCAAGCTATGCAACAAGTATAACAGTGCCGAAGGATGCAGGTTTGGTGATAAATGCCATTTTGCGCATAGCGAGATGGAGATTGGGAAGCCAGTGGTACCAGCTTATGATGATTTTCAAGCGACAGGACCTCACAGGAGGTTTTCTGGGTATCATAAACCATCCCAATTCAGTCCAGCTGCAACAAACTTCGGTGCATCTGCAACAACTACAATTAGCATAGATGCTGCTCTTGCTGGAACCATCATTGGGAAGAATGGCGTGAACTCGAAACAGATATGTCGGGTTACTGGTGTCAAGCTCTCCATAAAGGAGCATGAAACAGATTCCAATAGAAGGAATATTGAGCTCCAGGGAACCTTTGATCAGATTAATCAGGCCAGCGCCATGGTACGGGAGATCATATCAAATGTTGGCACCTCCACAGGTGGTCCAAAAAATACTGGCCCATTTAAGACGAAGATGTGTGCCAACTTTTCCAGAGGTTCATGcacttttggagaaaaatgtcATTTTGCTCATGGTGCTAATGAGCTGCAGAAGCCATTGGTTTGA